The Shewanella pealeana ATCC 700345 genome contains the following window.
ATACAACGAAAAGCCCTAAAAAAGGCTCAACGAAAAACTAGAAGTAAGCAGACTTCTAGTACTGGTCGCCCAAAAAAACTCGGCGCAGCTGAAATAATTTATGCACCTCTCGAGTTTTCTATATATGAGCTAGCTGAAGGTGACACTCAAAAATACAGCGAAGCCATTGATTTTATTGAAAAAATAAAATCAATTGACCATTCTAAATCCTATATTATTGATTTTTCCAATACTGAACGTGTTACAGCGGCAGCTTTGCTACTTCTTTATGCTACGATAGATCAAAAGAAAGTTACTGGGCCAGTAAACTCCTCAATCGTATGGCCACATAGCGATTCAGCAAGAAGGGTTATAGTAAAATCAGGGTTAAATAAGTTATTGCAAAACACTCTAAATACAGAGGAACCTGACTTTTCAAATACTATTATTAGTGGTGTTGGTAATGATAAAGTTGAAAGTCTCATCGATCATATAGAGCAATCTGTATACAAAAATCAAATGGATGACGAGGTTGAATACCTATATGGTGATGCAATATCTGAAACAATTAATAATGTAGGAAGACATGCTTATCCCGAATCAAATGCATCTGATAAAAAATGGTGGATTCTTTGTGATGTAATAGGTGATAAACTATTTGTACTTATTTATGACTGTGGAATTGGTATCCCTAAAACGGTTGTCAAAAGAAACTGGTTTATTAGTTCTGTAGAAAAATTTTATCCTGAGCAATATGCCGAAGCCAAACAGGCTCCTGCGAGTCAAAGCAAATTGTATTTTTTTGGCTCTTTAAAGGACGAAAATCTTATTGATCTTGCGATGAAGCAAGATGTAACAGGAACTCTCAAAAGTAAACACGGTCAAGGAAGTAAGAGCATTAAAGCTCTAGTCAGCGAAACTCATAGAGGAAAGTTGTGGATTTACAGCAATAAAGGGCTTTTAACTTTTAAGAATGTTGACACCCCGGTAGACTTGCACACCCTCAACAAAGGATTTCCTGGAACTTTAGTACAGTGGAACATTAAAATATCATGAAAACTAAGAAGCTAAAGAATATTGTAGTTACAGATTTCCATCCAAAGCCTTACGGTAGGTATACAACTGATGGCCCTGGTTGTGAATTATCAAGTGGTGAGGTCTTTAGAGATAAAGTTTTAGCTCCAGCCCTAAGAGATTATGATTTAGTTCATGTAGACTTAACTGGATATAACAGGTACGGCCGGTCTTTTCTTGATGAAGCCTTCGGAGGGTTAATAAGGGAATCTGGCTTCAACTATCAAGAACTTAAAGAAAAACTAACATACGACCATGAATCTGTGAAAAGTATTTTACAAGTTATAGATGAACGAATTGAAGCTGCAGAAAGGGATAGGAATAGCTAAGATGTCAACATGGCAATTCAGCGTTCAAATCCTAAGTTGGCTATTCATTTTTTACTTACATATCAGAAACTTAAGGAAATCTGAAATATCTAAACTAAAAGAAAACATTTTAACTACTCTCGATAAACTACCCGAAACTTACTGCAAAAAACTCGATTATGACGAAATAAGTGTTCTAGATGCAGAGGAAACACTCTCAATGCTAGTTAATCGGATTGAGTTTCAGGTAATCAGCTTGAATAAATACGCAAACAAGATCATTTTTGAACCTTCTCGCTTATCAGTATTAAGAAGTATCGAGCTAACAGAGCATAACTTGAAGAAAGAAAGCATTGATAGGCATAAGCTAGAGAAGAGTATTCTAGAAAAAATAAGTGACTTAACCGAAGAAATTGAGAGTTCATACATTACTGAGACTTATAGCAAAAATCCATTAAGATCATTTATCGAAACAAGAAGGTATGAAATAAAAGGAGCAACTTTTGGAGCCCTCCTAATCTACGTATATAGTGTTTTTTTTCAAATAATATACTGAGATTTAAGTTAGCCTCACGTCAAAACATAACCGAGATTACAGTGTAACTAATTACGCATTAAATCCGATACCGTTAGGTATCGGGGCTTCATCTATTCACCAAGAGCTCTTTTACAAGAAATGGCTTTAAGCTTAAAGGCTATAGACCAGCAACCCTTTTACTAATTTTGCCCATTAAAAAAACCGACACTGTTGCCAGTCTCGGGTTTTATTTTTAGGTATTGCTCTTAGCTTTCAAACTAAAAACAGAGGCCTATGGGGTAGACGTTTTTACGTAGGATAAATCGTGTTAGAACAAGGCTTCTTGCCACGACGTTTAGTTTTCAGCTCTCAACCATTAAGAGTGGCAAAGCAACGCAAACACTCGCTCGCCAGAAAACAAAAAGCCCCGATACCGTTAGGTATCGGGGCTTTTTTGGCTTTAAGCTTTTGAGCTATAGACCAGCAGAGTATTTTTGCTAATTTTGCGCCGGATAAATCGTGTTAGTACAAGGCGCTGTGAGCGACGCGTAGTTTTCTTACGCGAGCGAGCAGCAACGCCGTAATCACCGATTTAGACCAGCAAAAAAGCAAAAATTACATCATGCCGCCCATACCGCCCATACCACCCATGCCGCCCATGCCGCCCATATCAGCTGCATCTTCTTTAACTTCAGCAACCATACACTCTGTCGTGATCATTAGGCCGGCAATTGAAGAAGCGAACTGTAGTGCGCTACGAGTTACTTTAGTTGGGTCTAGGATACCCATCTCTAGCATGTCGCCGTATGTGTCGTTACCTGCGTTGTAACCGTAGTTACCGGTGCCGTTCTTAACGTTGTTAGCAACAACTGAACCTTCTTCACCCGCGTTAGCCGCGATTTGACGTAGTGGCGCTTCCATTGCACGTAGTGCGATGATCACACCGTGCTTCTGGTCTTCGTTGATTACGTCTAGCTCACCGATTTTGCTTGCTACGCGTACTAGTGCAACACCACCACCAGCAACCACACCTTCTTCAACCGCTGCGCGAGTTGCGTGTAGTGCGTCTTCTACGCGTGCTTTCTTCTCTTTCATTTCAACTTCAGTTGCTGCGCCAACCTTGATTACGGCTACGCCGCCAGCAAGTTTAGCCATACGCTCTTGAAGCTTCTCTTTGTCGTAGTCTGAAGTAGACTCTTCTGCTTGAATTTTGATCTGTGCAACACGTGCTTTGATCTGAGTCTCTTCGCCGTTACCGTCGATGATAGTCGTGTCATCTTTAGTGATAATAACGCGCTTAGCCGTACCTAGATCTTCTAGAGTCGCTTTTTCTAGCTCTAGACCAATCTCTTCAGCAATAACAGTGCCGCCAGTTAGGATAGCGATGTCTTGTAGCATTGCCTTACGACGGTCACCAAAGCCTGGCGCCTTAACAGCTGCAACTTTAACGATACCGCGCATGTTGTTCACAACTAGTGTTGCTAGTGCTTCACCTTCAACGTCTTCTGCAACGATAAGCAGTGGCTTACCCGTTTTAGCTAGACCTTCAAGGATTGGTAGCAATTCACGAATGTTAGATACTTTCTTGTCTACTAGAAGGATGAATGGGCTTTCTAGTTCAACGCTGCCAGTTTCTGGCTTGTTGATGAAGTATGGAGATAGGTAACCGCGGTCGAACTGCATACCTTCAACTACGTCTAGCTCGTTCTCTAGTGCTTGACCTTCTTCAACTGTGATAACGCCTTCTTTACCCACGCGCTCCATCGCAGTTGCGATGATTTCACCAATTGACTCGTCAGAGTTAGCAGAGATAGTACCTACTTGAGCGATAGCTTTAGTATCAGAACACTCTTGAGATAGGTTTTTAAGCTCGGCAACAGCAGCAACTACCGCTTTGTCGATACCGCGCTTAAGATCCATTGGGTTCATACCCGCTGCAACAGCTTTTAGGCCTTCAGTAACGATTGCTTGCGCAAGTACTGTAGCAGTAGTAGTACCGTCACCGGCTGCATCATTGGCTTTAGAAGCAACTTCTTTAACCATCTGTGCGCCCATGTTTTCGAACTTGTCTTCAAGCTCGATCTCTTTAGCGACTGACACGCCATCTTTAGTGATAAGCGGAGCACCAAAGCTCTTGTCTAGTACTACGTTACGACCTTTTGGGCCTAGAGTTACTTTAACTGCGTTAGCAAGAATGTTTACGCCCGCTAGCATTTTTACGCGTGCGTCATTACCAAATAATACTTCTTTAGCTGCCATCTTTAATATCCTTTCAATTCTTTTTAGCCGTGGTTACACAGTTGCGCCAACAACGGCATTAATGATTTGTATGTTGCAAGAGTATGGGATTAACCCACTACAGCCATTAGATCTGATTCAGATAGGATCAGAACTTCTTCACCATCAATCTTCTCTTTTTTCACGCCGTAACCTTCGTTGAAGATAACGATATCGCCAACTTTAACGTCTAAAGGCATTAGGTTACCGTTTTCAAGAATGCGTCCATTGCCTACAGCAAGAACTTCACCACGGCTAGATTGTTCAGCAGCACTACCTGTTAGTACGATGCCACCAGCTGACTTTGATTCAACTTCTGAACGCTTAACAATGACACGATCATGTAATGGACGAATGTTCATCGATGGATGCTCCTATTATTTTTGTTTACCTGAACAGTGTGTCAGGCGAGTAAAGTTAGTAACGACTCGACTCGATTTCACTTAAGTAAAATCAAAACTGCCGCTTGATGTTCGATACATGGGGGTTAATGTCGCTAGATCCAAGTCCTATTTACAAAATAAATCCGTTTTTTTTGACCCGGCCGGATAAAATTTGTGGCAATCCTGATAGAATTCGCCCTCCGAGTAAAGACTAGGCAAGACTTCCCTATGAGAGACAGACACGGGCTGCTAACTCAGCCAATTGGTCGTGTACTGCTAAATATGAGCCTTCCAAACCTGATTGGTATCTTAACCATTCTCGGGTTCAGCCTCGTTGACACTTTTTTTATCAGCCAATTAGGTACCGAATCCCTCGCGGCCATCAGCTTTACCTTCCCGGTAACGCTTATTATCTCTAGCATTGCCATTGGCATTGGCGCAGGAGTGTCGACCAATCTAGGGCGCTTAATTGGCGGCGGCCACGCGGATAAGGCCAAGGTATTCTTGCACGACGCCTTGATGCTGACCTTTTTGCTAATTGCCTTTATCGCTCTGCTTGGCAGCCTGTGCATCGACCCACTATTTAGCCTGCTTGGGGCCAACGATTCGAGCTTACCGCTGATCCATGACTATATGTTTATCTGGTATCTGGGGGCACCGCTGCTAGTGCTGTTGATGGTAGGTAACCAAGGCCTGCGCGCCACCGGAGATACCCGTTCTCCGGCCAAGATAATGATGCTAGCGGCGCTAATTAACCTTATTCTCGACCCGCTACTGATCTTCGGTATCGGGCCTTTTCCGCGCTTAGAGATTGAGGGCGCGGCCATTGCAACTGTGATCTCTTGGGTAGTGGCATTGTCACTGTCGACCCATCTGCTGATCTTTAAGCGTCATCTTGTGGATTTCGTTGAGCCCAATATAAAGCGCCTCAAATGCAACTGGAAGCAGCTGGCACATATTGCTCAGCCAGCGGCGATGATGAATCTGCTAAACCCGCTGGCTAATGCCATTATTATGGCCATGCTGGCCCGCATCGATCACAGCGCGGTGGCGGCCTTTGGTGCCGGTACCCGTTTAGAGTCGGTGATGCTGATTGCGGTAATGGCACTGTCATCTAGCCTAGTGCCGTTTGTGGCGCAAAACTTGGGCGCGGGGCAAACTCAGCGTGCCCGCGGCGCACTGATGCTGTCACTTAAGTTTGTATTGGTGTTTCAAACCTTGCTGTATCTGCCGCTACTGTTTTTAGCCAAGCCGCTAGCCGAGCTATTTAGTAGCGACCCGCAAGTGATTGAGTGGCTCACCTTCTATATTCTGGTGCTACCCGCCGCCTATGGCCCACTGGGGATTGTGATTTTAGTG
Protein-coding sequences here:
- a CDS encoding STAS-like domain-containing protein, which produces MKTKKLKNIVVTDFHPKPYGRYTTDGPGCELSSGEVFRDKVLAPALRDYDLVHVDLTGYNRYGRSFLDEAFGGLIRESGFNYQELKEKLTYDHESVKSILQVIDERIEAAERDRNS
- the groL gene encoding chaperonin GroEL (60 kDa chaperone family; promotes refolding of misfolded polypeptides especially under stressful conditions; forms two stacked rings of heptamers to form a barrel-shaped 14mer; ends can be capped by GroES; misfolded proteins enter the barrel where they are refolded when GroES binds), with amino-acid sequence MAAKEVLFGNDARVKMLAGVNILANAVKVTLGPKGRNVVLDKSFGAPLITKDGVSVAKEIELEDKFENMGAQMVKEVASKANDAAGDGTTTATVLAQAIVTEGLKAVAAGMNPMDLKRGIDKAVVAAVAELKNLSQECSDTKAIAQVGTISANSDESIGEIIATAMERVGKEGVITVEEGQALENELDVVEGMQFDRGYLSPYFINKPETGSVELESPFILLVDKKVSNIRELLPILEGLAKTGKPLLIVAEDVEGEALATLVVNNMRGIVKVAAVKAPGFGDRRKAMLQDIAILTGGTVIAEEIGLELEKATLEDLGTAKRVIITKDDTTIIDGNGEETQIKARVAQIKIQAEESTSDYDKEKLQERMAKLAGGVAVIKVGAATEVEMKEKKARVEDALHATRAAVEEGVVAGGGVALVRVASKIGELDVINEDQKHGVIIALRAMEAPLRQIAANAGEEGSVVANNVKNGTGNYGYNAGNDTYGDMLEMGILDPTKVTRSALQFASSIAGLMITTECMVAEVKEDAADMGGMGGMGGMGGMGGMM
- a CDS encoding co-chaperone GroES; the protein is MNIRPLHDRVIVKRSEVESKSAGGIVLTGSAAEQSSRGEVLAVGNGRILENGNLMPLDVKVGDIVIFNEGYGVKKEKIDGEEVLILSESDLMAVVG
- a CDS encoding MATE family efflux transporter, with translation MRDRHGLLTQPIGRVLLNMSLPNLIGILTILGFSLVDTFFISQLGTESLAAISFTFPVTLIISSIAIGIGAGVSTNLGRLIGGGHADKAKVFLHDALMLTFLLIAFIALLGSLCIDPLFSLLGANDSSLPLIHDYMFIWYLGAPLLVLLMVGNQGLRATGDTRSPAKIMMLAALINLILDPLLIFGIGPFPRLEIEGAAIATVISWVVALSLSTHLLIFKRHLVDFVEPNIKRLKCNWKQLAHIAQPAAMMNLLNPLANAIIMAMLARIDHSAVAAFGAGTRLESVMLIAVMALSSSLVPFVAQNLGAGQTQRARGALMLSLKFVLVFQTLLYLPLLFLAKPLAELFSSDPQVIEWLTFYILVLPAAYGPLGIVILVATSLNAYHRPMSSLVLNVCRLFLIMLPLAALGSYLGGVKGLLLALPITNAIMGIACYVLATRISEPEKTDIKVSQA